One window from the genome of Pseudonocardia hierapolitana encodes:
- a CDS encoding ABC transporter permease: MTPPLFPAGTFTPRPGAGSPLSMLATQSVTELRLALRHGEQVLLTVLIPIVLLVGLTLLSVVPLPEPRIATVTPGVLALAVMSTAFTGQAIALGFDRRYGVVRRLAATALPRWLLVAGRLVAVLGVVVVQIVLLGAIAAGLGWRPEPAGVGWGLLLVLLGCAAFAALGILLGGSLRAEITLAVANLVWFVLLLAGGIVIPPEQLPGPLATVTAALPSGALAEGLRDTLATGAPPAAAPVLVLLAWTAAASALAIRTVRLR; the protein is encoded by the coding sequence ATGACCCCACCCCTGTTCCCGGCCGGCACCTTCACCCCCCGCCCGGGCGCCGGATCGCCGCTTTCGATGCTCGCCACCCAGTCGGTCACCGAGTTGCGGCTCGCGCTGCGCCACGGCGAGCAGGTGCTGCTCACCGTGCTGATCCCGATCGTCCTGCTGGTGGGGCTCACCCTGCTCTCGGTGGTGCCGCTGCCCGAGCCGCGGATCGCCACCGTGACGCCCGGGGTGCTCGCGCTCGCCGTGATGTCCACCGCGTTCACCGGGCAGGCGATCGCCCTCGGCTTCGACCGCCGCTACGGGGTGGTGCGCAGGCTCGCCGCCACCGCGCTCCCCCGCTGGCTGCTCGTGGCCGGACGCCTCGTCGCCGTGCTGGGCGTCGTCGTCGTCCAGATCGTGCTGCTCGGCGCGATCGCAGCCGGGCTGGGCTGGCGGCCCGAGCCCGCGGGCGTCGGCTGGGGGTTGCTGCTGGTGCTGCTGGGCTGCGCCGCCTTCGCCGCGCTCGGGATCCTGCTCGGCGGGTCGCTGCGCGCCGAGATCACCCTCGCCGTGGCCAACCTCGTGTGGTTCGTGCTGCTCCTCGCGGGCGGCATCGTGATCCCGCCGGAGCAGCTGCCCGGCCCGCTCGCCACGGTGACCGCCGCCCTGCCGTCGGGCGCGCTGGCGGAGGGTCTGCGCGACACCCTCGCCACCGGCGCGCCCCCGGCTGCCGCCCCGGTGCTGGTGTTGCTCGCGTGGACGGCGGCCGCGAGCGCCCTGGCCATCCGCACCGTCCGCCTCCGGTAG
- a CDS encoding transcriptional regulator — protein sequence MKSARPAVPVDVRLPEGASTGEGRTREAVARLLMEQGPITAAAVAAELELSAAAVRRHLDALIVDGEAEAREAPRRGPRGRGRPARQYLLTDAGRARFGHGYDELAVAALQYLAEHGGEAAVRGFARTRVDALLASGAQQVAAAPRPDAKAEALAALLTARGYAAQARESRTGVQLCQHHCPVAHVAAAFPELCEAETQAFAALLGTHVQRLATIARGDSACTTHVPLDAPDFQRLHEPTTTVRREDA from the coding sequence GTGAAAAGCGCCCGGCCTGCCGTGCCGGTCGACGTCCGCCTCCCGGAGGGCGCGTCGACCGGTGAGGGCCGCACGCGCGAAGCCGTGGCCCGGCTGCTGATGGAGCAGGGCCCGATCACGGCGGCGGCGGTCGCCGCGGAGCTGGAGCTGTCGGCCGCTGCCGTCCGGCGCCACCTCGACGCGCTGATCGTCGACGGCGAGGCCGAGGCCCGCGAGGCGCCCCGGCGGGGCCCGCGCGGGCGGGGCCGCCCGGCTCGGCAGTACCTGCTCACCGACGCGGGCCGGGCCCGGTTCGGCCACGGCTACGACGAGCTGGCGGTCGCCGCGCTGCAGTACCTCGCGGAGCACGGCGGCGAGGCCGCGGTGCGCGGCTTCGCCCGCACCCGGGTCGACGCGCTGCTCGCGTCCGGGGCCCAGCAGGTCGCGGCGGCGCCCCGGCCCGACGCGAAGGCGGAAGCCCTCGCCGCGCTGCTCACGGCGCGCGGCTACGCGGCGCAGGCCCGCGAGTCGCGCACCGGCGTGCAGCTGTGCCAGCACCACTGCCCGGTAGCCCACGTCGCCGCGGCGTTCCCCGAGCTGTGCGAGGCCGAGACCCAGGCCTTCGCCGCCCTGCTCGGCACCCACGTGCAGCGGCTTGCCACCATCGCGCGCGGCGACTCCGCGTGCACCACGCACGTTCCGTTGGACGCTCCCGACTTCCAGCGGTTGCACGAGCCCACCACAACCGTCCGCAGGGAGGACGCATGA
- a CDS encoding MFS transporter, with amino-acid sequence MNRELDATAVPAAAVPAAAGPDDAVRRTSTVTIALLMGVYVIDYIDRVMIGVALPFLGGDLGIDKTQQGLVVSAFAIAYMVFQVPGGLLADRFGARPLLVVSLVAWSVFTAATGFVGGLVALLAVRALFGVAQALFPGASFKALAERTTPQTRNRSAGLMLASNFLGAGIAPLLVAPIIVAIGWRHAFWVVALGGVVVGLLMWLCLPRPLPREVTELDGAGPDRATAAAAAQAGPGQVLRSGIVWRYAALFACFNMLNYGMITWVPSYLYEARGLSLVAAGLSSAVPLLITAVSAVVGGWLMSRWFDDRARLLVVPVLAVSAVLLVLMLMAESVTAFTVYQSLAMAFSGLATMGILGMPIRALPREMIGSGMGLVNTGGQLAGVLAPLVMGWLAEEFDFGAAFAFLVASTVAAALLALFTSSRPADLRLGAPTAEVAP; translated from the coding sequence GTGAACCGAGAGCTCGACGCCACCGCTGTTCCCGCCGCCGCTGTTCCCGCCGCCGCTGGTCCCGATGACGCCGTCCGCCGGACCTCGACGGTCACGATCGCTCTCCTCATGGGGGTGTACGTGATCGACTACATCGATCGCGTCATGATCGGCGTGGCGCTGCCGTTCCTGGGTGGCGACCTGGGCATCGACAAGACGCAGCAGGGACTTGTCGTCTCCGCGTTCGCGATCGCCTACATGGTCTTCCAGGTGCCGGGCGGGCTGCTGGCCGACCGGTTCGGCGCGCGCCCGCTCCTGGTGGTCTCGCTCGTGGCCTGGTCGGTGTTCACGGCCGCCACCGGGTTCGTCGGTGGGCTCGTGGCGCTGCTGGCCGTCCGCGCCCTGTTCGGGGTGGCGCAGGCGCTGTTCCCGGGCGCGTCGTTCAAGGCGCTGGCGGAACGCACGACCCCGCAGACCCGCAACCGCAGCGCCGGGTTGATGCTCGCCTCGAACTTCCTGGGCGCGGGCATCGCCCCGCTGCTGGTGGCACCGATCATCGTCGCGATCGGATGGCGGCACGCGTTCTGGGTCGTCGCACTCGGCGGGGTGGTGGTCGGCCTGCTGATGTGGCTCTGCCTCCCGCGGCCGCTGCCGCGCGAGGTGACGGAGCTGGACGGGGCCGGGCCGGACCGGGCGACGGCAGCGGCCGCCGCACAGGCGGGGCCGGGGCAGGTGCTGCGCAGCGGCATCGTGTGGCGGTACGCGGCGCTCTTCGCGTGCTTCAACATGCTGAACTACGGGATGATCACCTGGGTCCCCAGCTACCTGTACGAGGCGAGGGGTCTCTCGCTCGTCGCGGCCGGGCTGTCCTCCGCGGTGCCCCTGCTGATCACGGCGGTGAGCGCGGTGGTCGGCGGATGGCTGATGAGCCGCTGGTTCGACGACCGGGCCCGCCTGCTCGTCGTCCCGGTCCTCGCCGTCTCGGCGGTGCTGCTCGTCCTCATGCTGATGGCGGAGAGCGTCACGGCGTTCACCGTGTACCAGTCGCTCGCCATGGCGTTCAGCGGCCTCGCGACGATGGGCATCCTCGGCATGCCGATCCGGGCGCTCCCGCGGGAGATGATCGGGTCCGGCATGGGGCTGGTGAACACCGGTGGGCAGCTCGCGGGCGTGCTCGCCCCGCTGGTGATGGGCTGGCTCGCCGAGGAGTTCGACTTCGGCGCTGCGTTCGCGTTCCTCGTCGCCTCGACCGTCGCGGCGGCCCTGCTCGCCCTGTTCACGTCCTCGCGCCCGGCCGACCTGCGGCTGGGCGCCCCCACAGCGGAGGTGGCTCCCTAA
- a CDS encoding ABC transporter ATP-binding protein, with the protein MVRGLVKRYGRTTAVDGLDLELPTGSVLALLGPNGAGKTTTVEVCEGFLRADAGEVRVLGVDPTGAPDALRARIGVMPQGGGAYPGVHAAEMLRLVAACSAHPLDVGWLASVLGLDGCGRTPYKRLSGGQQQRLALACAIVGRPELVFLDEPTAGMDPQGRRLVWELIRALRRDGVSVLLTTHLMEEAEALADHVVIVDGGRVVAQGSPAALTATGGQQELRFRARPGMDVAELTAALPAGYGADEPVAGRYVVQGRIDPQVLSTITSWCAANGALADDVQVARRSLEDVFLELTGRELRS; encoded by the coding sequence ATGGTTCGGGGCCTGGTGAAACGCTACGGCCGCACCACCGCGGTCGACGGGCTCGACCTCGAGCTGCCCACCGGTTCCGTCCTCGCGCTGCTCGGGCCCAACGGCGCAGGCAAGACCACCACCGTCGAGGTCTGCGAGGGCTTCCTGCGCGCCGACGCGGGCGAGGTGCGGGTGCTCGGCGTCGATCCCACGGGCGCACCCGACGCCCTCCGGGCCCGCATCGGCGTGATGCCGCAGGGCGGCGGCGCCTACCCCGGCGTGCACGCCGCCGAGATGCTCCGGCTGGTCGCCGCCTGCTCCGCACACCCGCTCGACGTCGGGTGGCTCGCCTCCGTGCTCGGGCTCGACGGCTGCGGACGCACCCCGTACAAGCGGCTGTCGGGCGGCCAGCAGCAGCGGCTCGCGCTCGCCTGCGCCATCGTCGGCCGCCCCGAACTGGTGTTCCTCGACGAACCCACGGCCGGGATGGACCCGCAGGGCCGTCGGCTGGTCTGGGAGCTCATCCGCGCGCTGCGCCGCGACGGCGTGTCCGTGCTGCTCACCACGCACCTGATGGAGGAGGCGGAGGCGCTGGCCGACCACGTCGTGATCGTCGACGGCGGACGGGTCGTCGCGCAGGGCTCACCCGCCGCGCTCACCGCCACCGGCGGCCAGCAGGAGCTGCGCTTCCGCGCCCGGCCCGGCATGGACGTGGCCGAGCTCACCGCGGCGCTCCCGGCCGGCTACGGCGCGGACGAGCCCGTGGCCGGCCGCTACGTGGTGCAGGGCCGCATCGATCCCCAGGTGCTGTCCACGATCACCTCCTGGTGCGCGGCCAACGGCGCGCTCGCCGACGACGTGCAGGTCGCGCGCCGCAGCCTGGAGGACGTGTTCCTCGAGCTCACGGGCCGGGAGTTGCGCTCATGA
- a CDS encoding amidohydrolase family protein produces MPHDLVLRGGRVIDPESGTDAVRDVAIDGDTVVAVSTDELNGREVLDVRGLVVAPGFIDLHSHCDDIPGQRLQVLDGVTTTLELEAGVHPVAAAYDRAAAEGRPVNYGFSTCWAAARLNVLAGVPTTGSAHDVIGNMGVPEWQREAGQGQVDRILALLEDDLAAGALGIGILVGYAPRVGPDEYVAVAGLAARHGVPTYTHARELVEQDPDTPIDGAEEIVRAAGETGAHMHYCHVNSTSLRHVDRVHALVERARANGATVTTEAYPYGTGMTGIGAAFLAPEVLHRRDIGPSAIQHLATGRRMADEAELRRMRSSNEGDWVLVHLLDESDPSARAVLQRALVFPDTAVASDAASPIWRTTAYDPMRWPLPPDAVTHPRTAGTFARTLRVLVRETGALNIAEAVRRASLVPAQIVASVAPAMARKGRLHPGADADVVVFDPETVTDRATYTDTTRPSTGFRHVLVNGRAVVRDGELDETALPGRPVRA; encoded by the coding sequence ATGCCCCACGACCTGGTGCTGCGCGGCGGCCGGGTGATCGACCCGGAGTCCGGCACGGACGCCGTGCGCGACGTCGCGATCGACGGCGACACGGTGGTCGCGGTGAGCACCGACGAGCTCAACGGGCGGGAGGTCCTCGACGTGCGCGGGCTCGTCGTCGCGCCGGGCTTCATCGACCTGCACAGCCACTGCGACGACATCCCCGGGCAGCGCCTGCAGGTGCTCGACGGCGTCACCACCACGCTCGAGCTGGAGGCGGGTGTCCACCCGGTCGCGGCCGCGTACGACCGGGCGGCGGCCGAGGGCCGCCCGGTCAACTACGGGTTCTCTACCTGCTGGGCCGCGGCCCGCCTGAACGTGCTCGCCGGGGTGCCCACCACCGGCTCTGCGCACGACGTGATCGGCAACATGGGCGTCCCGGAGTGGCAGCGGGAGGCGGGCCAGGGCCAGGTCGACCGGATCCTCGCGCTGCTGGAGGACGACCTCGCCGCCGGCGCGCTCGGCATCGGCATCCTCGTCGGGTACGCGCCGCGCGTGGGCCCCGACGAGTACGTCGCCGTCGCCGGCCTCGCCGCGCGGCACGGGGTGCCGACCTACACCCACGCGCGCGAGCTGGTGGAACAGGACCCGGACACCCCGATCGACGGCGCCGAGGAGATCGTGCGGGCGGCCGGCGAGACAGGCGCCCACATGCACTACTGCCACGTGAACAGCACGTCGCTGCGTCACGTCGACCGGGTGCACGCGCTGGTGGAGCGGGCCAGGGCGAACGGGGCGACCGTGACCACCGAGGCCTACCCGTACGGGACGGGCATGACGGGCATCGGGGCCGCGTTCCTGGCGCCCGAGGTGCTGCACCGGCGCGACATCGGCCCGTCGGCCATCCAGCACCTCGCCACCGGTCGGCGCATGGCCGACGAGGCCGAGCTGCGGCGCATGCGCAGCTCGAACGAGGGGGACTGGGTGCTGGTGCACCTGCTCGACGAGTCCGATCCCTCGGCCCGCGCGGTGCTGCAGCGCGCGCTGGTCTTCCCCGACACCGCGGTCGCGAGCGACGCGGCGTCGCCGATCTGGCGCACGACGGCGTACGACCCGATGCGCTGGCCGTTGCCCCCGGACGCGGTGACGCACCCGCGCACGGCGGGGACGTTCGCGCGCACGCTGCGGGTGCTCGTGCGGGAGACCGGCGCGCTGAACATCGCGGAGGCGGTGCGGCGCGCCAGCCTGGTGCCGGCGCAGATCGTGGCCTCCGTGGCGCCTGCGATGGCGCGCAAGGGGCGACTGCACCCCGGCGCGGACGCCGACGTCGTCGTGTTCGACCCGGAGACGGTCACCGACCGCGCCACCTACACCGACACCACCCGCCCGAGCACCGGCTTCCGCCACGTCCTGGTCAACGGGCGCGCGGTCGTCCGGGACGGGGAGCTCGACGAGACCGCGCTCCCGGGGCGCCCGGTGCGGGCCTGA
- the mptB gene encoding polyprenol phosphomannose-dependent alpha 1,6 mannosyltransferase MptB: MVARELDTSAADAQPGPSAVRDPSRMARLVGLTGTLLMAIGGLGAGALPVPNPVFGLRLLGLPSRNTTIAIAVTYTGICLLVLAWLWVGKMLRARGAVPPAPTPAQLARTAVMWAVPLALAPPLFSRDVYSYLAQSATLARGLDPYVLGPAEALGVDDPLTRSIPNIWRDTPAPYGPLFLIMGRGITALSGNDIVLGIFEYRLLAFAGLGLIIWALPKLARRCGLDTGLAMWLGLANPLVLFHLVSGIHNEALMVGLMLAGFEIGLRAGDKLLDRDLLAGALLIVAASAIKLPAILALGFLGMEWARRRGGRITDVLPVAGLFSLLAVVCYLPLSLGTGVGIGWLKTLDIPQLIRSWMSVTTDLGMIGGQVGVLARLGDHTDAVLAVSRNIGLAASAVLVVLLLFAVLRGRVEPITGMGTALGAVVLLGPVVHPWYLLWAAIPLAATRGLPRYRRAALAASAVLALLVPPTGADFQFRAFQLPLSIIAGIGILLVFLLVLRRHLAGQSGPDIDVLPGRAPVPVPETSA, from the coding sequence ATGGTCGCCCGGGAGCTCGACACCTCCGCGGCGGACGCGCAGCCCGGCCCGTCCGCCGTCCGCGACCCGAGCCGGATGGCCCGGCTCGTCGGGCTCACCGGCACGCTCCTCATGGCGATCGGCGGCCTCGGAGCCGGGGCGCTGCCGGTGCCCAACCCGGTGTTCGGGCTGCGGTTGCTCGGCCTGCCCAGCCGCAACACCACGATCGCGATCGCCGTCACCTACACCGGCATCTGCCTGCTCGTGCTCGCGTGGCTGTGGGTCGGCAAGATGCTGCGCGCCCGCGGCGCCGTGCCGCCCGCGCCCACCCCGGCGCAGCTCGCGCGCACCGCCGTGATGTGGGCCGTGCCGCTGGCCCTCGCCCCGCCGCTCTTCTCCCGCGACGTCTACAGCTACCTCGCCCAGAGCGCCACCCTCGCGCGCGGGCTCGACCCGTACGTGCTCGGACCTGCCGAGGCTCTCGGCGTCGACGACCCGCTCACCCGCAGCATCCCCAACATCTGGCGCGACACCCCCGCGCCCTACGGCCCGCTCTTCCTGATCATGGGCCGCGGGATCACGGCGCTGTCGGGCAACGACATCGTGCTCGGCATCTTCGAGTACCGGCTGCTCGCGTTCGCCGGCCTCGGCCTGATCATCTGGGCTCTGCCGAAGCTGGCCCGGCGCTGCGGGCTCGACACCGGCCTCGCGATGTGGCTGGGCCTGGCCAACCCGCTCGTCCTGTTCCACCTCGTGAGCGGCATCCACAACGAGGCGCTCATGGTGGGCCTGATGCTCGCGGGCTTCGAGATCGGCCTGCGCGCGGGCGACAAGTTGCTCGACCGCGACCTCCTGGCCGGCGCGCTGCTCATCGTGGCGGCATCGGCGATCAAGCTCCCCGCCATCCTCGCGCTGGGTTTCCTCGGCATGGAGTGGGCCCGCCGCCGGGGCGGGCGGATCACCGACGTCCTCCCGGTCGCCGGCCTGTTCAGCCTGCTCGCGGTGGTGTGCTACCTCCCGCTGTCGCTGGGCACGGGCGTCGGGATCGGCTGGTTGAAGACACTCGACATCCCCCAGCTCATCCGCAGCTGGATGTCGGTCACCACCGATCTCGGCATGATCGGCGGGCAGGTCGGTGTCCTCGCCCGGCTGGGCGACCACACCGACGCCGTGCTCGCCGTGTCCCGCAACATCGGCCTCGCGGCGTCGGCCGTGCTCGTCGTGCTGCTGCTCTTCGCCGTGCTGCGTGGCCGCGTCGAGCCCATCACCGGCATGGGCACCGCGCTCGGCGCCGTGGTGCTCCTCGGACCCGTCGTGCACCCCTGGTACCTGCTGTGGGCCGCCATCCCGCTCGCCGCCACCCGCGGCCTGCCGCGCTACCGGCGCGCCGCGCTCGCCGCATCGGCCGTGCTCGCGCTCCTCGTGCCGCCCACCGGAGCCGACTTCCAGTTCCGCGCGTTCCAGCTCCCCCTGTCCATCATCGCGGGGATCGGGATCCTGCTGGTCTTCCTGCTCGTGCTGCGCCGCCACCTCGCCGGTCAGAGCGGCCCCGACATCGACGTGCTGCCCGGCCGCGCCCCCGTCCCCGTGCCCGAGACCAGCGCCTAG
- a CDS encoding PucR family transcriptional regulator, with translation MTPLPGVPLSHVLDEVGSTLLTLASGRGRDPVVTGVAIHDPAEQDGGTPPRGALVLGVGIADAEQASALLAALGHAGAAGLVLRTHLPAEQVDAVADAAGVPVLVAAAVPWSQLVQLLRGVIDPATAGGGPGGHPLGDLFALSNGLAAALGGAVTIEDRASRVLAFSGNQAVADAARVATVLGRQVPAEWRDRLTAAGVFDRLYSSSEPIDVVLPVPGLHPRAAVAVRAGEEILGSIWATTDGPLDAEQRRTLVAAARTAALHILEERAVESAGRRRRAELTARLLDSGSPAADTARRLGMPSGPFAVVAARLDGGPGLAADRQAGLQRTADALGLHLAPVSPGVVTTVLDDTAYAVLPLAPPSTLRLPAPVRQTLERLAGRRDPPIAIGVSRPVDGPAGLGAARDDADAVLTVLPGRDPRTGLRVAELTDVWAQVVLAHLPVSARLRGYFRTGPLADVARYDAEHRTPLLESLRVHLESFGDVVGAAARLHVHPNTLRYRLRRIRELTGLDLEDADARLAVGLQLRLVTLPAQVPPHDPDEE, from the coding sequence ATGACACCGCTTCCCGGCGTGCCGCTCTCCCACGTGCTCGACGAGGTGGGCAGCACGCTGTTGACGCTCGCGAGCGGTCGGGGGCGCGACCCGGTCGTCACCGGCGTCGCGATCCACGATCCCGCCGAGCAGGACGGCGGCACGCCTCCCCGCGGTGCCCTCGTGCTCGGTGTCGGCATCGCGGACGCGGAGCAGGCGAGCGCGCTGCTCGCCGCGCTGGGCCACGCGGGCGCCGCCGGGCTCGTGCTGCGGACCCACCTGCCGGCAGAGCAGGTCGACGCCGTCGCCGACGCAGCCGGGGTACCGGTCCTCGTCGCCGCTGCGGTGCCCTGGTCGCAGCTCGTCCAGCTGCTGCGTGGGGTCATCGACCCGGCGACGGCAGGGGGCGGGCCGGGCGGCCACCCCCTCGGCGATCTCTTCGCACTCTCCAACGGCCTCGCCGCGGCGCTGGGCGGAGCCGTCACCATCGAGGACCGCGCCTCGCGCGTACTGGCGTTCTCCGGTAACCAGGCGGTGGCGGACGCCGCACGCGTCGCGACGGTGCTGGGCCGCCAGGTGCCCGCCGAGTGGCGGGACCGACTCACCGCGGCGGGGGTGTTCGACCGCCTGTACTCCTCGAGCGAGCCCATCGACGTCGTGCTGCCCGTGCCCGGCCTGCACCCCCGCGCCGCGGTCGCCGTGCGGGCGGGCGAGGAGATCCTCGGCTCGATCTGGGCGACCACGGACGGCCCGCTCGACGCCGAACAGCGCCGGACGCTCGTCGCGGCGGCGCGTACGGCCGCGTTGCACATCCTCGAGGAGCGCGCCGTCGAGTCGGCCGGTCGCCGCAGGCGGGCCGAGCTGACCGCCCGCCTGCTCGACAGCGGTTCACCGGCGGCCGACACCGCTCGTCGGCTCGGTATGCCGAGCGGTCCCTTCGCCGTGGTGGCGGCCCGACTCGACGGCGGTCCGGGACTCGCCGCCGACCGGCAGGCGGGCCTGCAGCGCACCGCCGACGCGCTCGGCCTGCACCTCGCGCCGGTGAGCCCCGGCGTCGTGACCACCGTCCTGGACGACACCGCCTACGCGGTGCTGCCGCTGGCACCCCCCAGCACGCTCCGGCTCCCCGCCCCGGTGCGGCAGACGCTCGAACGGCTCGCCGGACGCCGGGACCCGCCGATCGCGATCGGCGTGAGCCGCCCGGTGGACGGTCCCGCCGGGCTGGGCGCGGCCCGGGACGACGCCGACGCCGTGCTCACGGTCCTGCCGGGCCGCGACCCGCGCACCGGCTTGCGCGTCGCGGAGCTCACCGACGTGTGGGCACAGGTGGTACTCGCACATCTCCCGGTCTCCGCCCGGCTACGGGGCTACTTCCGCACCGGCCCGCTCGCCGACGTGGCCCGCTACGACGCCGAGCACCGGACGCCGCTGCTGGAGTCGCTGCGCGTCCACCTGGAGTCCTTCGGCGACGTGGTCGGCGCCGCGGCGCGGCTGCACG
- the sufB gene encoding Fe-S cluster assembly protein SufB, translated as MTTTPEALTQEETLATLGRYDFGWADPDVAGASARRGLSADVVADISGMKNEPKWMLDFRLKALDLFERKPMPRWGADLSGIDFDNIKYFVRSTEKQATSWEELPEDIKNTYDKLGIPEAEKARLVAGVAAQYESEVVYHQIREDLEAQGVIFLDTDTGLREHPELFKEYFGSVIPAGDNKFSALNSAVWSGGSFIYVPPGVHVDIPLQAYFRINTENMGQFERTLIIVDEGAYVHYVEGCTAPIYKTDSLHSAVVEIIVKKGGRCRYTTIQNWSNNVYNLVTKRAKAEEGATMEWVDGNLGSKVTMKYPAVWLMGEHAKGEVLSIAFAGEGQHQDAGAKMVHLAPHTSSTIISKSVARGGGRTSYRGLVQVNPRAHHSRSTVKCDALLVDTISRSDTYPYVDVRTDDVTMGHEATVSKVSDDQLFYLMSRGLTEDEAMAMVVRGFVEPIARELPMEYALELNRLIELQMEGAVG; from the coding sequence ATGACCACCACTCCTGAGGCACTCACCCAGGAGGAGACGCTCGCGACACTCGGCCGCTACGACTTCGGCTGGGCAGATCCCGACGTCGCAGGCGCCTCCGCCCGCCGTGGGCTGTCGGCGGACGTCGTCGCAGACATCTCCGGCATGAAGAACGAGCCGAAGTGGATGCTCGACTTCCGGCTCAAGGCGCTCGACCTGTTCGAGCGCAAGCCGATGCCGCGGTGGGGTGCCGACCTGTCGGGCATCGACTTCGACAACATCAAGTACTTCGTGCGGTCCACCGAGAAGCAGGCCACCTCGTGGGAGGAGCTGCCGGAGGACATCAAGAACACCTACGACAAGCTGGGCATCCCCGAGGCGGAGAAGGCCCGGCTGGTCGCGGGCGTCGCGGCGCAGTACGAGTCCGAGGTCGTGTACCACCAGATCCGTGAGGACCTCGAGGCCCAGGGCGTCATCTTCCTGGACACCGACACCGGCCTGCGCGAGCACCCGGAGCTGTTCAAGGAGTACTTCGGTTCGGTCATCCCGGCCGGCGACAACAAGTTCTCCGCGCTCAACTCGGCCGTGTGGTCGGGCGGGTCGTTCATCTACGTGCCGCCGGGCGTGCACGTCGACATCCCGCTGCAGGCCTACTTCCGGATCAACACCGAGAACATGGGCCAGTTCGAGCGCACGCTGATCATCGTCGACGAGGGTGCCTACGTGCACTACGTCGAGGGCTGCACCGCGCCGATCTACAAGACCGACTCGCTGCACTCCGCGGTCGTCGAGATCATCGTGAAGAAGGGCGGCCGCTGCCGCTACACGACCATCCAGAACTGGTCGAACAACGTCTACAACCTGGTGACGAAGCGGGCCAAGGCCGAAGAGGGCGCCACCATGGAGTGGGTCGACGGCAACCTCGGCTCCAAGGTCACCATGAAGTACCCGGCCGTCTGGCTCATGGGCGAGCACGCCAAGGGCGAGGTGCTCTCGATCGCGTTCGCGGGCGAGGGCCAGCACCAGGACGCGGGCGCGAAGATGGTGCACCTGGCGCCGCACACGTCCTCGACGATCATCTCGAAGTCGGTGGCGCGTGGCGGTGGCCGCACGTCCTACCGCGGCCTCGTGCAGGTCAACCCGCGGGCCCACCACAGCCGCTCCACGGTGAAGTGCGACGCGCTGCTGGTCGACACGATCAGCCGCTCCGACACCTACCCGTACGTCGACGTGCGCACCGACGACGTCACGATGGGCCACGAGGCCACCGTGTCCAAGGTGAGCGACGACCAGCTCTTCTACCTGATGAGCCGTGGTCTCACCGAGGACGAGGCGATGGCCATGGTCGTGCGCGGGTTCGTCGAGCCCATCGCGCGCGAGCTCCCCATGGAGTACGCGCTGGAGCTGAACCGACTGATCGAGCTGCAGATGGAGGGCGCTGTCGGATGA